From a single Lewinella sp. LCG006 genomic region:
- a CDS encoding ABC transporter ATP-binding protein produces MEHLKYLNKFFWKYRTRLLLGIVFVTLSNYFRVLQPQMIREGFDLVVEHISMYRLFDGFALQSEFYGVLAQTLLYYGLLVLFLALVMGVFMYLMRQTIIVMSRLIEYDMRKEIFQQYENLTQAFYKRNKTGDMMARITEDVGKVRMYIGPAVLYGINLISTVVLVVYSMLQVSVELTLYSLAPLPFLSISIYYVSNIINKRSYLIQQQLASLNSTAQESYSGIRVIKSYVQERAIRKFFTGQSDEFKDKSLDLAKVDAFFYPLMLVMIGASTILTVYIGGLQVVKGTITAGNIAEFVIYVNLLTWPVTAVGWVASIIQQASASQRRINEFLDQKPEIANPVSNGVPQPLRGAIEFDKVTFVYPDTGIKAIEGLSLKLEPGQKLAIVGKTGAGKTSIADLLLRMYDVSEGSIKIDGKDIREHDLANLRERIGYVPQDVFLFSDTVGNNIAFGKRDAAQAEIEQFARYAAVYEDIEGLKNGFATLVGERGVTLSGGQKQRVSIARALIKQPDIIILDDCLSAVDTNTEKQILGYFNASLADKTTIIITHRIYSLLSFDKIIVLEDGQIAEQGTHQELIERKGYYADMYEKQSLEEAL; encoded by the coding sequence GTGGAGCATTTAAAGTATCTGAATAAGTTTTTCTGGAAGTACCGTACGCGGTTGCTGCTTGGCATCGTATTCGTTACCCTATCCAATTATTTTCGGGTACTCCAACCACAGATGATCCGTGAGGGTTTTGATTTGGTGGTCGAGCACATCAGCATGTATCGCCTCTTCGATGGGTTTGCGTTGCAATCAGAATTTTACGGCGTTTTAGCACAAACCCTGCTGTACTACGGGTTGTTGGTCTTGTTCCTAGCCCTGGTTATGGGCGTATTTATGTACTTGATGCGGCAAACCATCATTGTCATGTCGCGCCTTATTGAGTACGACATGCGCAAGGAAATCTTCCAGCAGTACGAAAACCTCACCCAAGCCTTTTATAAGCGAAACAAGACGGGCGATATGATGGCCCGAATTACGGAGGACGTTGGTAAAGTCAGAATGTACATCGGCCCTGCGGTATTGTATGGCATCAACTTGATTTCTACCGTGGTATTGGTCGTCTACAGTATGTTGCAGGTAAGTGTAGAATTGACGCTCTATTCCCTGGCACCACTACCTTTTCTGTCTATTAGCATTTATTACGTCAGTAATATTATCAATAAACGAAGCTACCTGATCCAGCAGCAACTTGCCAGCTTGAACAGTACCGCACAGGAGTCCTATAGTGGTATCCGGGTCATCAAAAGCTATGTACAAGAACGGGCGATTCGCAAGTTTTTTACTGGGCAGTCAGATGAATTCAAAGACAAGTCGCTAGATCTGGCCAAAGTCGATGCTTTTTTCTACCCTCTCATGCTGGTAATGATTGGTGCAAGTACTATCCTGACGGTCTACATTGGTGGCTTACAGGTAGTGAAAGGAACGATCACCGCCGGAAATATTGCAGAATTCGTTATTTACGTCAATTTGCTTACCTGGCCCGTAACGGCCGTAGGTTGGGTCGCTTCGATCATTCAGCAAGCTTCCGCTTCGCAAAGGAGGATCAACGAATTTTTGGATCAAAAACCAGAAATAGCCAATCCCGTAAGCAATGGTGTTCCTCAACCCTTGCGCGGTGCCATCGAATTTGATAAGGTCACTTTTGTGTATCCAGATACGGGTATCAAAGCTATCGAAGGGCTTAGTTTGAAGCTTGAGCCCGGCCAGAAATTGGCCATCGTTGGTAAAACTGGGGCGGGTAAAACTAGTATTGCCGACCTTCTTTTACGTATGTATGATGTGAGTGAGGGCTCCATTAAAATTGATGGAAAAGACATCAGGGAACATGACCTGGCCAATCTGCGCGAAAGAATCGGTTACGTACCGCAAGATGTATTCCTGTTTTCTGATACCGTAGGGAACAATATCGCTTTTGGTAAACGGGATGCAGCGCAAGCGGAAATCGAACAGTTTGCCCGTTATGCTGCCGTTTATGAAGATATTGAAGGATTGAAAAACGGCTTTGCTACCTTGGTAGGTGAACGTGGCGTGACCCTCTCAGGTGGACAAAAGCAAAGGGTTTCGATAGCCCGGGCCTTGATCAAGCAGCCAGATATTATCATTCTCGATGATTGCCTTTCAGCAGTCGACACCAATACCGAAAAACAAATTTTAGGTTACTTTAATGCGTCGTTGGCGGATAAGACCACCATCATCATTACCCACCGTATTTACAGCTTGCTTTCTTTTGATAAAATCATTGTTCTTGAAGATGGCCAAATTGCGGAACAAGGTACTCACCAGGAACTCATTGAGCGGAAAGGCTACTACGCGGATATGTATGAAAAGCAGTCTTTAGAAGAAGCGCTCTGA
- a CDS encoding sensor histidine kinase, protein MGTANEVGLSFSLLLFIVIAMLSLAIAIVVFFIVYQKRLLLQQKQIRDIESSQQKRLMQAVVSAQEEERRKLASELHDGIGSLISAGKLYLKKIESSTSVQASKPLIIEAGSILDESMRTMRELSSNLSPASLQRYGLVAAIEDLCQRVRKLQSHQVTFECQGEVIRLPEEVESSLFRVAQELVNNTLKHAEASKIDLSLRFLPDHLHFLYHDDGKGFDHEAPKPNTTKSFGLINIESRAQLMDAQLHLDTSPGEGMNLLLIIPKPLPNVAH, encoded by the coding sequence ATGGGTACAGCCAACGAAGTAGGTCTATCTTTTTCACTGTTGCTTTTCATTGTCATTGCCATGCTTTCGCTGGCAATTGCAATTGTGGTATTCTTTATTGTGTACCAAAAGCGCCTGCTTTTACAGCAAAAACAAATTCGCGATATTGAATCCAGTCAGCAAAAACGCTTGATGCAAGCGGTCGTCTCTGCACAAGAAGAAGAGCGCCGCAAGTTGGCATCGGAACTTCACGACGGCATCGGCAGCCTTATTTCTGCGGGTAAATTGTATCTGAAAAAAATTGAGAGCTCAACGTCCGTACAAGCTTCTAAACCACTGATCATCGAAGCGGGAAGTATTCTCGACGAAAGTATGCGTACCATGCGTGAGTTGAGCAGTAACCTCTCACCTGCCAGCTTACAGCGTTATGGGTTGGTCGCAGCCATTGAAGACTTGTGCCAACGCGTAAGAAAGCTACAAAGCCATCAAGTAACATTTGAGTGTCAAGGAGAAGTTATTCGCTTACCCGAAGAGGTGGAAAGTTCGCTGTTTCGCGTAGCGCAAGAACTCGTCAACAACACCCTCAAACACGCTGAAGCCAGTAAAATAGACCTTAGTCTGCGTTTCCTGCCAGATCATCTCCACTTCCTTTACCACGATGACGGGAAGGGCTTTGATCACGAGGCACCTAAACCCAACACTACTAAAAGTTTTGGCCTCATCAATATCGAAAGCCGCGCGCAACTCATGGATGCACAACTCCACCTGGACACTAGCCCGGGTGAAGGGATGAACCTTTTACTCATTATTCCAAAACCACTGCCAAATGTCGCCCATTAA
- a CDS encoding thioredoxin family protein — MRYFPILGLTLVACCLFFWNSTSETKSSPVDDTTIEWLSWEEAMTRMASQPKKVFVDVYTDWCGWCKRMDASTFVDPAVVKQMNEHFYAVKLDAEQKENILYDNHTFTYRSDVGRRGVHELAVALLDNRMSYPSFVYLDENRNRITISPGYKEAAAMDLELQFIGEDHFKTTSFDDFKLSQGK, encoded by the coding sequence ATGCGTTATTTCCCAATACTTGGTCTAACACTGGTTGCCTGCTGCTTGTTTTTCTGGAATTCTACTTCAGAAACAAAATCTTCTCCTGTTGATGATACCACCATCGAGTGGTTGAGCTGGGAGGAAGCCATGACCCGAATGGCATCCCAACCTAAGAAAGTTTTTGTTGATGTTTACACGGATTGGTGTGGATGGTGCAAGCGCATGGATGCCAGCACGTTTGTTGATCCTGCGGTGGTAAAGCAAATGAACGAGCATTTCTATGCCGTAAAATTGGATGCTGAGCAGAAAGAAAATATTCTTTACGATAACCATACCTTCACTTACCGATCTGATGTAGGCCGCCGAGGTGTTCATGAACTGGCCGTCGCATTGCTTGATAATCGGATGAGTTACCCCTCATTTGTTTACCTGGACGAAAACCGGAATCGGATCACGATCTCACCGGGCTACAAAGAGGCGGCCGCAATGGATTTGGAATTGCAGTTTATCGGAGAAGATCATTTTAAGACCACTTCTTTCGATGATTTTAAGCTTAGTCAGGGTAAATAA